One region of Culex pipiens pallens isolate TS chromosome 2, TS_CPP_V2, whole genome shotgun sequence genomic DNA includes:
- the LOC120428330 gene encoding uncharacterized protein LOC120428330, translating to MKAFLVVAFCVCLLAATTASPAPQLSTALSTLQSVTSSLQTTITNLLTQIQTALASNALTAAAASALTQLQSTVTGLQSTLNSIVSNGLTALPTTLTSGLSTVAAGVQTALNTANTQLNSVISAGTGASTTLINQLTAATSNLNTVASSLTTQVNALLTQLSGVLTGLLGTVTGTLTGLPTLLTGLLG from the exons ATGAAAGCCTTCCTGGTTGTTGCATTCTGTGTCTGCCTGTTGGCG GCCACCACAGCATCTCCTGCTCCCCAATTGTCAACGGCCTTGTCGACTCTGCAAAGCGTGACATCGTCACTACAAACAACCATCACCAACCTGTTGACGCAGATCCAAACCGCTTTGGCGAGCAATGCCCTGACCGCTGCCGCTGCTTCGGCTCTGACCCAGCTCCAGTCGACTGTTACAGGCCTTCAGTCAACGCTGAACAGCATCGTCAGCAACGGATTGACCGCTCTTCCCACGACCCTCACCAGCGGGCTGAGCACCGTTGCCGCCGGAGTGCAGACTGCCCTGAACACTGCCAACACCCAGCTCAACTCGGTCATCTCGGCCGGAACCGGTGCTTCGACGACTCTGATCAACCAGCTGACCGCGGCGACTTCCAACCTGAACACCGTTGCTTCTTCGCTGACGACCCAGGTGAATGCGCTGCTCACCCAGCTGAGCGGTGTGCTGACTGGTCTGCTCGGAACCGTCACTGGAACTCTGACCGGACTTCCGACCCTGTTGACTGGACTTTTGGGATAA